Part of the Lolium rigidum isolate FL_2022 chromosome 6, APGP_CSIRO_Lrig_0.1, whole genome shotgun sequence genome, ATCCGCTCCAAGTAACACTGCCTAGAACTCAGCTTGTCAGCTATATCCTATTTGATAAGTACTCTGCTATATCCCCCCTCCAAGTAACACTTTGAACATGGCCGCTAAATTTCCAGTTGAGCTATATATCTAGTTGGTTATTGTATTGATTTACATTATAAAGTTTGCTCAATAATGTCTCATTTACATTTACTTATGCTTCACTTTACGATTAAGCTTCTTGTTTTTCCCAGGCCCGTGATCACATGTTATACCTGTCATTGTTCGACATTCTCGGCAGAATGGACTTGTCCCAGGTGGAGGCCTACCGAGCGGTATGACTTCGTTCTACCCCTCTTCCCAACAGATTTCTGAGATCAATGATTGAATCCTCTCCATCTGTCTGATCCTCAGTTGCAGCTGCTGTTCCGAGATCACCCTGACCTGTGCGAAGAGCTGGAGAAGTTCAGACCCCCCATGCCCGCGAAACAGGCGCCGAACAATATCTGGCCATGGGTCTTCGTGTGTGCTGTCCCTCTGGTCGCAGTGAGCCTGATCCCGGCTCTGGGGAACCCGGTGCTGTGGTTCGTCCAGCAGACGCTTGGCGAGAaaatgaaggcggcggcgtgatTCGAGCCGGCACTCAGTAAATGTTGTAGCTCCTCGGCTGTTCGCGTTTATCCCATGATTCAATAATGTAACTAAACAGATACATCCTCTAGTGTATGTGGTGTATATATAGTTTTAGAGCAACATCCTGGAAGAACGAAAATTGGTTGTATGGGCCGTGAGGTAGGCACTGGAAAGAAATTTTTAGTGAGAAACTTGCAGATTTGTGCAAAACGATTATGCACTGGAACGTGCTGTCAAGAACTGGATCGAACTTCGCTGGCATCCCATTTACATGCCGCGACAATACTTCATATCAGAGTTGAAACTTCCTGTAGCTTTTAACCTGTTCCTGTGCATTGGCAGTGATACTGAAGCCGCTGCAGTAGGGCATTGAGTTAGTTAAAATGTAAATGATTTCGGAGCCAAATTAGATCTGTAAGCTGTGTCGGTGAATTTAAATGCATACATTGTCGGTGAACTTATGCAGGTGCAGCAAACAATTATGCGCTGGGACGATACTGCATTTCAGAGTTGAACTGTGGGTAGCGCCTCGGCATGTCATTGAGTCGATTGAGCTGTGAATTTTTAGAGGCAGATTTAATCTGCAAGTCGTAATAATAAGATCGGCTAGGATGTAGCATAAGTTGTCTGAATTTCTGCACACGTCTCCAGATTGGCACCatatgggtacgggtagagccattccatacccgtacccgtcacCTTCAATCTTACCCATACCCGTCAACGGGTATAACTTTTTTTCATACCCGTCACCcggcagggtaaatgggtacccgagGGTAAAAATACCCGCGCTTACAGCACATCAAATTGATCAAGAAATATGACATGAGGTGAAACAATCCTAAATAGGGGACTAATCATCAATAACCTATCAGCAATTGTGAGACCGGAAGCGTGAGGTTCAACCTAGTGAAGGTGTGATTAGGGGGAAATGAAATACTTCAGAATTTTACAGCAGCCAACTTATCAAATTTAAATGGGTACATGggggagaaccaacctgtggttggatggttaggagggcagtggcacccccagcccaccagagttcaaatcccagatttgacactttggtgtctcataaaggcggaatattcttcagtgggaggcgacgttcccgtcgacagcgaggcgcctatggtgacttcgtcaatctcaagacccgccggatcagttcttcgatgcagtatcttggaggtgctcataggggtagggtgtgcgtgcgtgcattcataggggtgagtgtgtgcgcgtatgtatgagcacctttgattgtactgtgtttcgcaaaaaaaaaaatgggtACATGGGTATGTGGGTATGGGTTCTACGATCTCATACCCGTACCTACCCTACCCAATGGGTATGATATTTTTCTATTTACGAAtccatgggtaatattttgtcACATACCTGTAATCTTATTGGGGTTTTACCCGGCGGGTACGTGGCTTatggtacccattgccatcctccAGAAGAGGAAAGGGAAACAAGACGAAACTCGGATGCACTGATGTGTTCACCGTGAGACCAAGCAATACGCGTCTGACTCAAAGAAGCGCACACCGTCCGAGTcgcccatgccgtggcatggagcGCGTTTGACCTCACCTCAGCTTGTAAACCATACTCTATGCTGCTGTTGCATGATTCAAGTGCATTCCCCTAAGAGCTTGTTTTGCAGCAACTGTTTAGTCCCGGGATCGTGGAATTCAACTGAGATTCTATACCGAACTTGGTTGCCTGTGATGGAATTGGAACTATCAGAACAATTGGAATTTtcagggaattggtattatatgttaagtaaactagaaggatacctcgcgcgttgcagcgggaattCTCCGTTAACTCTATATTGTAAAAAAACAAAAGGATATAAGTTGATTGGAATAGGATGTTATTTGTAGGAACATGCAGGATTCAATTGGCGTAAATAGTCGAGAGCTAACTTAAAAAAAAGCTGACTTGAAATGGTTACGtagtttttttttgagagaaaccaCGTAACATATATTAAACAAACCCAGTACAACACACGCGGAATCTAGAAGAAACTAGAGGACACATGACCGAGAACATTTGCAGAAAAAACccccaacaaaagaaaaatacacAAAAGGGCCTAGAGGTCCCTGCAAacaccatcttcttcctccatcgcCGGATCCGAGCCAGCACCTCGCCATCGCTGGCTTTGTGGGTCGCACGAGAAGCTCCTCGCAAAGAGGAGCGAAGATTTCCGCTGTCGCGCATCGACCGGGGCTCATCCCCATGCTGCAGAACGGATCCCAAATCTGCCGCTCCACACCGATCAAATCAGGTGAGAACGACAGATCTTCCAGCATCGGGCCGCCAACCTGCTCCCGAGCCATCATCCTCACCGAACGGTCGCCGGCGCCACCAACGGAAGCAGGCACCAACCGTCTTCCTCCCTCCTGAACAGGGACTCCAGGCTTCGCGACGGCGCCGGAGGGCACGCCATCGGGACGGGGTCGAAGCCAGAGAACAAAAGGCCCACAAAGCTGCCGTCGCCACCTCCTCACCGACAGCTTCAAGGCATCCTACTCTTGCCATACAGGGGTGGCAAGAAACATAGCTCACGAGCTCCTCGGCGAAGCCGAGATGGGGCTGGAGCCGGAGCAAACTTATTGAATggagccgcgccgtcgccgccaccaaagcgccgccgccaccaaaccCTAGATCTACCCTATCTACACACCGGACCAAGAACCCCGGGGTTCCCCATCCCTCCCGCGgccggagcggccggcggagggACGAGGAACCCGCAGGCTTGCCGGCGGAGGGAGGGAGAAGACTGGTCGCCGCCCTCTTCGCCTTTCTCTGGAGCAAGGAGAAGGAGGGGGGAAAGACGACCCCTTAAATGGTTACGTAGTTGACGGCTAAAAGTGGATGATGTGGATAATTGGATGACttaaaaaatagatgatgtggcttgcatgtagagtattaatgaatgttaatgggggatgacatggacaattgaatggctaatagaatggatgatttggatagcttgcatgttgagatataCAACTTAAATGGCGCTctagtggggttttgctttataagagatatagattTTATCCCTCACACCATCATTTTTCTGAAATCATTTCATTTGATAAATCCTTGTGGCAGCCAAACATGATTTTTCTGCTTGGAATTTAAATCGGCAAATAAAATGATGGTGTCAGTGTCCTTTCATTTCATATCTaccaaatgaaaaaaatgaaatgaaatgagAATGTTTTTTAAAGAGGGCAAAAGCCTTGTTGTATTCCATTGATTAAGAAAGAGTTTACAAGAGTAAAAAGTGCAAAGAGCGATTACAACATGACTACTCTAGCAGCATCAAAGAACTCAAATGTTTGGCTCCCGCAAGAGCCGACAATTTAGACTCATTCTCAATTTTATCTAGAATAGCCGCCGGCACGTCGTGCTTGTTCTCGAAGACCCTCGCGTTCCTCTCATTCCAAAGCTCCCAAGTGACAAGAAGGGTAATAGACGCCAAAACCCAGAAAGAATAGATAGAGTTGGCCAAGTGTGAagatcaaggagaagaagaccgagCCAATTCCTGACGAGCCCCCAATGTCGAATGGTATAGCGACAATTGACGAAGAGATGGTCCACCGACTCGAAGACCCTATTGCAAAAAGTCAATTACCACAATTTGTCCAACCGCATTCCTCCAAGCGCCCAAAGCCTATTTTGGACATGAAGCCAAGCAAGAACTTGATCTTGGGTGAAGCCCACATTTTCCGCACCGAG contains:
- the LOC124661644 gene encoding uncharacterized protein LOC124661644, whose translation is MHHRGNGFTMSRADEAFQAESRATVFFGVVTSKSEPLTFDDSLRFVRKVKARDHMLYLSLFDILGRMDLSQVEAYRALQLLFRDHPDLCEELEKFRPPMPAKQAPNNIWPWVFVCAVPLVAVSLIPALGNPVLWFVQQTLGEKMKAAA